The nucleotide sequence AGGAAGGATGGCCACGGGGACAccagccagctctggggccacgCTGATTTTATCCCCGAGCCCTTCAGGAAGGATGCTTAACAATTCCCACGCAGCCTGGAAGCATCAGGCAGCTCTTACCAAAGCATCACTTAACCTGAATTTGCAGCGACTGAAGGTAACAGGCCATCAGGCGAGGCTGCAATCGCCCTGCTCGATTCATGTGCTGCTGGGGGAAACCTGCTGCAGTTTGCTGCAAAGGGTTGGGGTTTTGTACAATTACCTATCCTATAAAGAGCAGCTCATCTGGAAATAGCAGGGGAATGCTCTTACATTATTTCCCTGCCTGCTTTCAAGGAGTCAGATGATTGATCTAAGAGTGAATTCATGGAAAATGCTTTCCAGAGAGAGAAACAAATCCTTTCCTGCCAGATAAATGCAGTCCTCCCTAGTATTGGGCTGAACAAGCACggttcttaaaataaaatatgaaatattaagtACTTCCCCCTCTAAATGGAATCATTAGGAAGTTTTACTGAATAGCCTTATTTCTTGAGGGatcttttaaaacagtaaagaaaGGTAGATGCGCTTCCATCCTTCCCACATATTTTACACACTCTACAAGTCCATGAGTTTGTTGCTAGTAAAAACACATCAGGCTTGTGAGAATCCTTGCTCCAGAAGACGCAAAAGGCTCAAGCCTGAAAGCAACTTTTGGGAAGGACTTAGAGGAGGCTTTGGATGGCACCAACACCGGGGGAATTCGGCCATTGACgtcagcagagccagggcttcACCCAAAGtgtttgtttaaaaccaaaaccgCTCTGGCAGGGCACGTTGAAATAGCAGTTTAGTGAACCAGAGGGAAAACATTCCCCTGCAATAAGCTTCAGAAAtgcaggctggggagagcagcactgacttgctgctgcctgctccatcCCAGAGGCAGCTCACAGCCATTCCCTGGGTCACTTTGGAGCCTGGTATGAAGCATCCCTCACAGCCACCCAGGGATGATGCTCCATCCTGCCTTGATTTTTCCCACCCTGGACACGCACCCTGCTCAGCCACGCTCGCTGCCACAGGGATGGGGCATTAAACAGTGGGAATCACCTTATCCTGCTCACAGTGTGCCTAGGactgttcctctttcttctgaGGAAGCCCTAAAGATGAAGCTTGACCAGGAAAAGTTGATCTGCAGACCAAGTCTTCAGCTGGAGTGAGGCAAAGGCAGGAATCACAGATGGGCATTAGGGAGGCTACAGCCCTCACTTACCTGCACAATGTCCAAGCCTGAGCTTCCTCTCCTATTCCTCCTCCACAAATAGCTGCTCAGCTCTCTGTTCCAAACTCCTCCGCTTTATCATCAAAGCTGGCCCTGATACCAGCAGAGCTGGCCCCACCTGTACCTTCCTCCTGCCCACAGCCAAGCTGGTGCCAGGAAGCTGTgagctcttttttccctttttcaagaGCTGCAATCTGTGCTCAAACTAAGGGCACCCGCCTCAAAACCAGCACCAAGGGAGCAGCTTCCCCTGAGCCAGGCCTCTCAGTGACACAACACAACCATACCCAGCTTGAGGGGGGGGCTGCCCTGATTTATATCCACCGGGGAGCTTGTCCTTTGTAACCCAGGGCTCagctgggctgctggggctgggtttTGGGTGCCCAAATGAGTTACCCCACATCAGCTGAGCACTCAGAGCAGTCCCCAGTCTGCTTTCACCTGGTGCAAACCCCCTGCAAACCCGGGCACTGGTGCAGCACCTGCTAAGAGCCAACAGGCACAGCCACCAGCTCCATCAGGCTGTGCCTCAATCAAGAGGGAACGGGTTTAACTCAAAGTCATTAATTAATTCTTGCAAGTTAAGAAGGGTATCTGCACAGGGACCAGCTTTGATGTGATTGCCTTGGTTTAATTAAGCTCCTGCTTGCACCCAGCTTCCCAAGTGCTCATAGAAACCTGGCTGGCATCCATTTAGTTTGTGTCTCTGATCGCACAGACCCGCTGAGATATCCAACCAGTTCTCCGGCAGTGCTGGCTGCGCTCCTGGGGAGAGGAGTTTCTGCAGCCCGAACAAAATAGCTCCTTTAAAATCATCTGACGTTAAGCTAGGAGAGCTCTGCGCCGTCCTCAGGTTCCTGCCTGCCTTGAAGGTCTCCCTGCGAGCAGCCAGCCCCTCGCACAGGGGGATGCTCGTCCCCCAGAGCACGCAGCAGCGCAGGTCCTGCCTCGACCAGGGTTTAAAAGCACCAGATGAACTTGAGCCTGAATGGTTCTTGAGGCCAAATCAACCAGAGAGGACACAGAGGGGACATGGTGAGTGACGTGACGTGATGGGGTCCCCAGCACTTGGCCAGAACAGCCTCTTTCTGTCCCTACAGAAACAGGCTGGAAAGCAGGAGCTTCCCGTCGGCCTCCcagaggggtgctggggctgtgaGGATGCACAGCTGATGAAAAGGTGCTTTGAATGCTGGTGGCTGGGGCCGGATCCCTCTCTGGGGTGTAAGCTGTGGATCTCAGCAGGCTCCTCCAGAGCAGGGCAGATGTCTGGGTCATGGGTAGGcagccagccccctccccagcacccatgTTGGCCTTGGGGTGGGCATCAGGTGCTGGAGATGTTTCCCTGGCTCAAaccccagcagagctgccccagTGCCCACCATCGCCGTGACTCCCACTAGTTCCATCCTGCCAGGCACCAGCCAGCTGGTCCAGCTCTGCTCCATCCCAGCCTCATCCCACAGGAAACGGGTGTATGGGAAATGCGAGTCCTGGCCCATAATGCCCAGAGATACCAGCACTGTAACTCTGTGGATTTGCTCCAGCATCTCTCAATTAATTAATAACCCCAGATGTCATTTGCTTTTTCATGGTTGCTGAATTTGAACGGGGTAATTTACTCTCCTCTGATCAGGTCATGAAATGTTAATGTGGTTTAATGGGTGTTTTTCtaacctcccctgccctctcccgcGGCTCCCCAGGCTCTGCTCTCCGCAGCCCACATCCCCGCGGGACGCATGGGAAGGCAATGCCATGGCCGCTGCCTGCGAGCCAGGGCTGCCCGAGCTGGCTGGGGCTCGTGGCCAGGGCAGCCAGGGGCCATGGCCATGGGAAGGTCCCCGTGCCACCTCCAGCCATGGCCACCAGAAGGTCCCCGTGCCACCTCCAGCCATGGCCATGGGAAGGTCCCCTTACCACCTCCAGCCATGGCCACCAGAAGGTCCCTGTGCCACCTCCAGCCATGGCCATGATGCCTCTTGGTGACACTAAGAGATGCCCAAGCTAGAGCAAGCCCTGAGCCACAGGAAAGGAGCACAGTCTGCATTAGGTCTCCTAACacactttttaattaaatctttcaACAGgggaagacaaaaataataaaataacgtTAATAATTCCAGAAGCCTGTCTGGCACAGCGTTTGGTCCCCGGAGCCTTGCTCAGGAGCTGCTTGtgggagccccgtggggcagtGAGGCACCATCCCTGTTACGGGGGTGGCTCTGGCTGGCACTGGGGGTCCCGGGGCTGAGAGAGGTGGCAACCCGCCACAGGAGAGCCGGGCTCAGGGTTCATTTGTGCCGTCCCATCTCTGGCGACGTGGCCCATCTCTCAGGTCACACCATGGAGCTGTTCTCTCCCATCTTCTGCAAGAGCTGCATCGGGGACAGACCCTGATTAGCATGAAAATCCTCCAGTGCATCCCTGGGGGGCTGCGGAGTCACTGCTGGTGACCTTCCCTACCACGGCGATCTGGATTGATAAACCCAAGGACTGCAAACCCCAAGGGTCACACCAGCCGGTGTGAACCGTGCCCAGCGCCCTGCTCACCTTGCTCAGCACGGGGATGTTTGTCAGCGAGcccaaaaacccaaaagccaCTGGGAAAAAACTCCTGtatcaaaacaaaaatctgtgttaAGCCCTGTGCTAGGATTTTGCTGGGATGGGAGTAGCGGGGACTctgcctggggctgcagggcaTGAGGCTTGCCCAGGTCCCGCTCTCCAGCCCGGGGCACCCATGTCACGCCggggagctgggtgctgggggaagGACCTGAAGAGGGTGATGAAGCCATAAGCCTCCAGCAGCATGCCCAGGAGTGGCCACCGCATGAGGACAATAAGGACCCCTCCCATGAAGAAGCTGGTGCCTTTCAGCTTTGGCCGCTGGAAGAAGAAGGTGAAGGTCCTCCTGAAGCCGATGATGAAGACCAAGCCGGAGAGGAAGAGGATCTGGGAGGATGAAGGGGATCAGGTCAGAGAAGTCCTGCCCAGCTGGACTCTGCTTCATCTTGGGCATCAGCGCCTGctgtgggcagccccagccccaccgtACTCACATTCCCGAAGGCCAGAAGCACTGAGTCAAAGTACAAGAGCATCCCAAAAAGGATGAAGAAGAGGCCAAAGCCGACCAGGCCCACGCCGATCCCTGCAGAGGATGGGAGAAGGACTGAGATGGGGGCTCAGGTCCCACCTTGGGCTGCAGTTGCTCTCCTCAGCACCTCCCTGATCCATTCCTTCCTAGAAATGAGCTTGGGATTTGTCTCCAAAGCTTAGAAACAGCCTTTCCACCTGCCCAAGCCTTGGGGAGACTGTTGGGTACCCCAGAAACTCCTCTGGGCTGCCAGATAAAGaataaaccacaaagaaaaactATATGAGAAGGTCATGTCCAGCATTTTTCTGAGCAGTGGTAAGAAGGGTGTCGGTGCTGGCAGCCAGTGGGAGAGGCTGGCGATGCTCTCGGGCCAAGCTGGGcacctccccagctgctgttCCCGATGCAGACCTGGGGCAGAGGGTGAGGGCAAACCCGGCTCTTGTCCCACCAGTGCTCCCACcacatccccccaccccaggactgGACTTGCCATTgcaccctctccctgccctgaccACCCCAGTCAACAGCCTCCAGCCCTGACTTGGTGCTGTGGAGCATCCCCACGGTGCACCCTGGTCCCACGGGGATGGGCATCGCCGCCGGGACGGGACACGGCCACCCCACGCCCGCCTGCTTACGCTGGAAGTCAGTCAGAGACACCATCTTGCCGGCGGTGGGGCTGGGCAAGGGCGGCTGCCCTTCCACGTGCCTCCCCAGCAGTGACCCTTGGAAAGGCCTTTAGTCCCCACGTCATCCTGTAAATCATTAACAGCCCAGCAGCACCTACCCCCACGGCAGCAGCACCTCCTTCAGGGGGGGATACAGTGGCCGGGCATTACTGCAGGGGGACATACAGAGGTGGCCGTGGGTCCCTGCCTGCATGCCCTTCCCGGGAAGGGACAGCTGGGAGCAGTCCCCAAAATAGCGGGATGCACGTGGCTGTGGTGTCCCTTGGGGTGTCTGAGTGGTTCCTGGGGCACGGTGAGCAcgggcagctccctgcagcatcATCACCGGTGCATCGCGCGGGGCAGGGACAGTCCCGGCTGCCCCGTGAAAGAGAGGAGCTCTGGCACCTGCTATGCCCCAGCCCTGGTCCCCAGGGTTTGCAGGGACGATGGCTCAGCCAGAGCAAGGTCCCTGCATGCCACGTGCCACCCCGCAGGGACCTCTGCACCCACATCCCCCAAGAAACTCCCCCGGGGACCAGCTCCACACATTTACAAACCAGCCGCTCTTATTCCTTGGTTTTACATGAACTTGCCAGGTACAAATGTGGGGTTTATTCCTCCGTGAGAGCTGGCTATTGATCAGCTAcagctaaaataaattttactggGAAAATGAACCCCCCAAaacagggagagggaggagaaggtgcCACCAGGTGAGCTCTGGGCAAGGTGAGACCCTTCCTGGCCAGTTGAGATGCTGTAGCCATTCATCCGTCTCTTCAGTCTAATATTAAGATTGTTACCTGAGGTCACCTCTAGACAAAAGACACTGACACCTCGCTGTTTCTTAGATACTTTTATTTCTCTAACACTagcaaaaaacccagaaaacaaatgcctcccttcccaccctccccagTGCATAAATAGATTTCCTCCCGATGCAAATCCTTTCTTGGTTACAAGTCACTGGTATATGAAGTGTTATGAAAAAtaataaccaaaataaaattaagaattaaggttgcttttttttttttaaaaaaaaaaaaggaaataatgacCACTGGGTTCCACAATAGGGCAGATGTGGGGTCCCAGTGCACCAGGCTGTGCTCACACCTTGGGGAAGGCTCAGACCCGGCCACTGCAGCAGGGATGCTCCTCGTCCCCTCCGGTCTCCAGAGATGGGAGGAATTGCTGCCCGTGGGTCTGCGTGTCCCCTCGGCTCCCCGCTGGGCAGCACAGCCTCTGCGTGGGCCACCCGCGGCCCCCAGCACGTCCCCGGCAGTGTCCCCACAGCCGGTGTAAGGGGGGTCTGCCCCGGTTACACGAGCTGGGgagcccgccccggccgccccgccgctgcgCTCAGGGACAGGGAAATAAACGCATCATCTCTTAAAACTTACAGtctctttatattttattttaaataaatttgcttttaataaaagcagaaaaaatatatatattttaaataggttttttctttttttttttctttttttctgataaattggCAAAGAATCTGCTTTTGTAACTCATTGGCAGGGCTGGTGCCAACAACCCTGCAGAGAGAGAGCTTAGCACAAAACAGTACCTcccagaaaagaagagaaaaacaaatatagatatatattataAATGTATAATTTCCATAAAACATATATTAAGGCATGTAATAGCAAAATAAAGGGCCAGCTTTATGAGCTAAGAGGGCTGCGGGAGGCTCGGGAGCGGAGCAGGACTCAGGGCTCCTGGGATCCTACCAGTATTGCTAAGATGGGGTGCGCGGGGGGGGCGATGGGGATGCAGAGGGGGAGCGTGGGGCAGGGGTCCTGGTGGGTGTCAGATGAGGCCTGTAGGGAAATAGCTGCAGGAGGGACAGTATTTAGCTCCTCACTCCACCCGCCTcgcccgccccagccccagcgGGGCATCCCTGCCGACCGCACCACCTCGCGTGGGATTCCACTTTTCCAggcagaaacagcttttttcttttttcccctccagaaagctaaagaaaaaagggaaacttGCTacaggaaaaccaaacaaatcgAAGGGTCCAGAGTGCAATGGCAAGGTCCTGGGGCGAGACGTGGTGCCAGATTTTCAGAGGGGCTGGACAGAAGTGACGGGGGGGACACTGCTCCCCGAGGATGagccctgctgctgccgcctGGCCCCAAGCCCCTTCCCTTTCTCGTCCCTGACCCCATCCACCACAGAGGGATCCCTGCCGAGCCCGCGGCTTCGCTGTCCCACCTCACGCCCCAGCTCCCTGCACCGCTCCTCTGCTCCCGCGCAACATCCCCGTCCCTGCCCAGACCTCCTGCTCCGTGCCAGCAGCGCACCGGTGCCCCAGGCAGCCCTTGTACCACCCTGACCCCCAGCACAGCGCT is from Strix aluco isolate bStrAlu1 chromosome 25, bStrAlu1.hap1, whole genome shotgun sequence and encodes:
- the GOLT1A gene encoding vesicle transport protein GOT1A; its protein translation is MVSLTDFQRIGVGLVGFGLFFILFGMLLYFDSVLLAFGNILFLSGLVFIIGFRRTFTFFFQRPKLKGTSFFMGGVLIVLMRWPLLGMLLEAYGFITLFRSFFPVAFGFLGSLTNIPVLSKLLQKMGENSSMV